A single region of the Dunckerocampus dactyliophorus isolate RoL2022-P2 chromosome 3, RoL_Ddac_1.1, whole genome shotgun sequence genome encodes:
- the spi1b gene encoding transcription factor PU.1b isoform X2 has product MYRQIPEYYNPYVLDAEMQADHWDYRTHPHVHAVEFETLQETNFTELQSVQSLHPPGLIRHDAMRYDAESLLDPNLGAHSHMLQQPVTFFPRTVYPTHVSQRSTDDEEHGGQSPPLEVSDEECLRDQVPYVPPGDLGNKKKIRLYQFLLDLLRNGDMKDSIWWVDRDKGTFQFSSKHKEALAHRWGVQKGNRKKMTYQKMARALRNYGKTGEVKKIKKKLTYQFSDEVLGKSHLERKPYM; this is encoded by the exons ATGTACAGACAAATTCCAGAATATTATAATCCATATGTTCTGGATGCAGAGATGCAGGCAG ATCACTGGGACTATCGCACTCACCCTCATGTGCACGCGGTTGAGTTTGAAACCCTCCAAGAAACAAACTTCACAGAACTGCAGAGCGTGCAATCGCTGCACCCGCCCGGCCTCATCAGACATGACGCCATGCGCTACGATGCCGAAAGCCTGCTGGATCCAAATCTTGGGGCGCATTCGCATATGTTGCAGCAACCT gtaACATTCTTCCCGCGGACCGTGTACCCAACACATGTGTCCCAACGCAGCACTGACGATGAAGAGCATGGAGGTCAAAGCCCGCCCCTGGAGGTGTCTGATGAGGAGTGTCTCAGAGATCAAGTCCCTTATGTCCCACCTGGAGATCTGG gcaacaaaaaaaagatccgTTTGTACCAGTTCCTGCTGGACCTTTTAAGGAACGGCGATATGAAGGACAGCATCTGGTGGGTGGACCGAGACAAAGGAACCTTCCAGTTTTCGTCCAAACACAAGGAGGCTCTCGCCCATCGCTGGGGAGTCCAGAAGGGCAATCGCAAAAAAATGACCTATCAGAAGATGGCACGGGCTTTGCGCAACTATGGCAAAACTGGAGAGGTGAAAAAGATCAAGAAGAAACTGACGTACCAGTTCAGTGATGAGGTGCTTGGGAAGAGTCATTTGGAAAGAAAGCCGTACATGTAA
- the spi1b gene encoding transcription factor PU.1b isoform X1 translates to MLHPYRMESYLIPPPSEEIYDPEMYRQIPEYYNPYVLDAEMQADHWDYRTHPHVHAVEFETLQETNFTELQSVQSLHPPGLIRHDAMRYDAESLLDPNLGAHSHMLQQPVTFFPRTVYPTHVSQRSTDDEEHGGQSPPLEVSDEECLRDQVPYVPPGDLGNKKKIRLYQFLLDLLRNGDMKDSIWWVDRDKGTFQFSSKHKEALAHRWGVQKGNRKKMTYQKMARALRNYGKTGEVKKIKKKLTYQFSDEVLGKSHLERKPYM, encoded by the exons ATGTTGCATCCCTACAGAATGGAGAGCTACCTCATCCCACCT CCCTCGGAGGAAATCTATGATCCAGAGATGTACAGACAAATTCCAGAATATTATAATCCATATGTTCTGGATGCAGAGATGCAGGCAG ATCACTGGGACTATCGCACTCACCCTCATGTGCACGCGGTTGAGTTTGAAACCCTCCAAGAAACAAACTTCACAGAACTGCAGAGCGTGCAATCGCTGCACCCGCCCGGCCTCATCAGACATGACGCCATGCGCTACGATGCCGAAAGCCTGCTGGATCCAAATCTTGGGGCGCATTCGCATATGTTGCAGCAACCT gtaACATTCTTCCCGCGGACCGTGTACCCAACACATGTGTCCCAACGCAGCACTGACGATGAAGAGCATGGAGGTCAAAGCCCGCCCCTGGAGGTGTCTGATGAGGAGTGTCTCAGAGATCAAGTCCCTTATGTCCCACCTGGAGATCTGG gcaacaaaaaaaagatccgTTTGTACCAGTTCCTGCTGGACCTTTTAAGGAACGGCGATATGAAGGACAGCATCTGGTGGGTGGACCGAGACAAAGGAACCTTCCAGTTTTCGTCCAAACACAAGGAGGCTCTCGCCCATCGCTGGGGAGTCCAGAAGGGCAATCGCAAAAAAATGACCTATCAGAAGATGGCACGGGCTTTGCGCAACTATGGCAAAACTGGAGAGGTGAAAAAGATCAAGAAGAAACTGACGTACCAGTTCAGTGATGAGGTGCTTGGGAAGAGTCATTTGGAAAGAAAGCCGTACATGTAA